In one Rutidosis leptorrhynchoides isolate AG116_Rl617_1_P2 chromosome 8, CSIRO_AGI_Rlap_v1, whole genome shotgun sequence genomic region, the following are encoded:
- the LOC139863982 gene encoding uncharacterized protein has protein sequence MDVFAWCEQDMTGVPRILREVKYQNRVANPVLVKKPDGSWRMCIDFKDINKACPKDNYLLPEIDWKLESLNEYPFKCFMEAYRGYHQLPRVEEDEDNTAFHSGKGIYCYIKMSFGLKNVGATYQRLIASTFESQIGLNIEAFGEKEGKFFGYYVAEQGIKANPKKIAAIENMTTPKTIKEVQSLTGSEVNYENFVYALLLTSKRLRRYFQGHPIHVLTDLSVKQVLNKPKISGRLVKWAIELWSYEITYLPQTSVKGQVLADYLAEMTCELKVIHERIELKPVKGETWDLFINGASCIEGAGAGLVLTSPSGEEHTYTLRFNFDVTNNEAEYEALITGLNIGYKMKITKLRAYIDSLLVSSQYNGSFDTHELSMQKYLKLLKESTEKFEHFELAQVSRSQNKKADALSKLPALNFSHFQKQVWVEEFPNKAIDG, from the exons ATGGATGTCTTTGCGTGGTGTGAGCAAGACATGACTGGTGTTCCAC GAATTCTACGTGAAGTAAAGTACCAAAATAGGGTTGCGAACCCAGTGCTTGTTAAAAAGCCTGATGGATCgtggcggatgtgcattgatttcaAAGATATCAATAAAGCTTGCCCTAAAGACAACTATTTGCTACCAGAAATCGATTGGAAACTTGAATCGCTAAATGAATATCCTTTTAAGTGCTTTATGGAAGCTTACAGAGGGTACCATCAACTCCCGAGGGTGGAAGAAGATGAAGATAATACCGCATTTCATTCGGGCAAAGGTATATATTGCTATATCAAGATGTCATTTGGACTTAAGAATGTTGGCGCTACATATCAACGCTTGATAGCTAGCACATTCGAAAGTCAAATTGGGCTGAATATTGAAGC TTTTGGTGAAAAAGAAGGAAAATTTTTCGGATATTACGTTGCTGAGCAAGGCATTAAGGCTAATCCCAAAAAGATAGCCGCCATTGAAAACATGACCACGCCAAAAACAATAAAGGAAGTGCAAAGTTTAACAG GAAGCgaagttaactatgaaaattttgtaTATGCATTGCTTCTAACTTCAAAAAGACTGCGGAGGTACTTTCAAGGGCATCCTATTCATGTATTAACTGATTTGTCAGTTAAACAAGTTCTAAATAAGCCTAAAATATCTGGAAGGCTTGTTAAATGGGCAATTGAGTTGTGGTCCTATGAGATAACTTACCTTCCGCAGACTTCTGTGAAGGGGCAAGTTCTCGCAGATTATCTTGCAGAGATGACATGCGAATTAAAAGTAATTCATGAAAGAATAGAGTTGAAACCTGTAAAAGGTGAAACGTGGGATTTATTTATAAATGGTGCTTCATGCATAGAAGGCGCAGGTGCAGGATTAGTTTTAACAAGCCCAAGTGGCGAGGAGCATACATACACATTGCGTTTCAATTTTGATGTTACAAATAATGAAGCTGAATATGAGGCGCTGATTACTGGGTTGAACATTGGGTATAAAATGAAAATCACTAAGTTACGCGCATATATTGATTCGCTTTTGGTCTCAAGTCAGTATAATGGCTCGTTTGACACGCATGAACTTTCTATGCAAAAGTATTTGAAACTGCTAAAAGAGTCCACTGAAAAGTTTGAACATTTTGAACTAGCACAAGTTTCAAGAAGCCAAAACAAAAAGGCAGATGCATTAAGCAAGTTGCCAGCTTTAAATTTCTCGCATTTTCAAAAGCAAGTTTGGGTGGAAGAATTTCCCAACAAAGCAATTGATGGCTGA